One region of Hydrogenobaculum sp. Y04AAS1 genomic DNA includes:
- a CDS encoding efflux RND transporter periplasmic adaptor subunit, whose protein sequence is MNTLKKYVLYFLIPMVVIILWLGGFFEHKISPGEKPLKPKVISNVNVITVSSSTPLEEEFEGVVSAKNHAAISTRLMSKVLGVYVKDGDCVKRGQLLVKLDTKDISSMVAQANYGAKQAQDQMKAAEANLQAISKTYQRFQKLIKTGAVTEQEYDEVKAKYEAAKAMVEQAKNAIMAAKAGASAAGANLAYANITAPFSGCIYMKNVNTGDIAAPGMPLMMIDKPPYRVDVALPEKYINKITPGQTLKVYIGGIDKTVEGTVKEVSKALNPMSHTFDVKIDIPNQDGITSGLYAKVYIPKSQETVVTIPKDALFKWDDIDAVWLVDKNNITHMQFVKLGQKVGDSYVVLSGLKPGDRIVEGNVYNVCDKCKIGE, encoded by the coding sequence AAGTATGTGCTATATTTCCTGATACCAATGGTTGTTATCATACTTTGGCTTGGTGGGTTTTTTGAGCATAAAATCTCTCCCGGTGAAAAGCCCCTAAAACCAAAGGTTATTTCAAATGTAAACGTTATCACAGTATCTTCTTCCACACCTTTAGAAGAAGAGTTTGAGGGTGTAGTGAGTGCCAAAAACCACGCTGCTATCTCCACAAGGCTTATGAGCAAAGTTTTGGGGGTTTATGTAAAAGATGGTGATTGTGTGAAAAGAGGACAGCTTTTGGTAAAACTTGATACAAAAGATATATCAAGTATGGTAGCTCAAGCAAATTACGGAGCCAAGCAAGCCCAAGACCAGATGAAAGCAGCCGAAGCTAACTTACAAGCTATCTCAAAAACCTATCAAAGATTTCAAAAGCTTATAAAAACAGGAGCAGTAACAGAGCAAGAGTACGATGAGGTAAAAGCCAAGTACGAAGCGGCAAAAGCTATGGTAGAACAAGCCAAAAACGCTATAATGGCTGCAAAAGCTGGAGCATCCGCTGCCGGGGCAAACTTAGCCTATGCCAATATAACAGCTCCGTTTTCAGGGTGCATATATATGAAAAATGTAAATACAGGAGATATAGCAGCCCCTGGTATGCCACTTATGATGATAGATAAACCACCATACAGAGTAGATGTGGCACTACCAGAAAAGTATATAAACAAAATAACCCCAGGACAAACGTTGAAAGTATATATAGGTGGCATAGATAAAACAGTAGAAGGCACTGTAAAAGAGGTATCCAAAGCTTTAAATCCTATGTCTCATACGTTCGATGTAAAAATAGATATACCAAACCAAGATGGTATCACAAGCGGGCTTTACGCAAAAGTTTATATTCCTAAAAGCCAGGAAACTGTCGTTACTATACCAAAGGATGCACTGTTTAAATGGGACGATATAGACGCGGTATGGCTAGTAGACAAAAACAACATAACCCATATGCAGTTTGTAAAGCTTGGTCAAAAGGTAGGCGATAGCTACGTAGTACTATCTGGTTTAAAACCAGGCGATAGAATAGTGGAAGGAAACGTATACAACGTTTGCGATAAATGCAAGATAGGAGAGTAA